One Vanessa atalanta chromosome 15, ilVanAtal1.2, whole genome shotgun sequence genomic window, GAcggtttgtttaatttatcggtttattattttggttctagaatttctacttttttatttcatgcatGTATTAAAAGGAACTGTCCTTACAGTGttttgtgatgttttttttccTTTCTCTATAATACAATGAAATGTCCTTGTACATAATCTCTTCGcaatactagaaaaaaatgatcataaaatttaagttttcactaaaataatgtcgtaaaaaatgtaatgctttgcaatacaatatttattaattgtattacaatTCGTAAAGACAGATTCTTGAACGACATATATCACCTTCCACAATCATTCAGTtactattgctttttttttttcgaagcttaatatgaaatgtttttcgtatgagttttgttttaatgtggACCTTCGCTATGCTTTCATTTAATACCGTGTACATTGAAAACTGGGCACATTTAAGGAATAAGCGTCGAAATGCATGGGCCTCGACGGGTATCGAGTGTAAAAAGAGAAACGCACAAAGTAGCAATTTTGTTACAGATCAGCTTAACGACGTCGAAAACACCCATGATTATCATATTTTGATGGTAATCGTTGAGGCGCTTTGGACAAAACGGCTGGCATCTTTAATATTACCGGtgaggtatttattttacacgacGATGATGTACCTGGATTCAATGTGCCCTGTGTGTTAACTTATGTGTAACTCTAATGCTTTAGTGTGATCTTTTATTtcgcatttttataaaattattttacaaatgttcaaaaaaatatattcattcttttttttactatacaCGTGACTCTAAAAGCAAGGAGAACCAGAATTCTGATAACGAGTTTTGATACTTTAACCGATAATCAAATAATAGTGTTGTTCTTTTCAAAGTCGTTCGGTTACAAGATGACCAGTCGAACTGGTTTATTAACTGCAATTATCAAACAGATATCAACgtttaaatgcaataaattattccaacaaattcaaaaacaaaaaaaaaataaacaatatacttGCCTCGATTGAAGATAATTAAATGACTCTTATCGAAGCAattaaaagttacataaaatttaagtaactgTATTGACATAATGCTAATGAAACAATTATATCGAGCGTTAACTTCGACTttaccttttaaatattaataatcaaccCGCGGTTTCTAGAAAATACttacaaacaaaaacacataattaattatatacaatttaattgtatgaatatttaaaaactttattcagcgtcataaaatttataatttaacattgttcaagacaaatataagatattcatacttattaaaaaaaaaattacgtggaATTGTGTTgctaagtaaattttattgtaataaaagtttattgtaaaaaaaaaacacatgtttAAATAATGAGATCACCAATCAAACCGTTGTTGCTAGCCTGATTGGAGTagctatttatacaaaaaatatgtaatatcgaataaatatgcgtataaaaattatacagccttaagtaatatattttttaatttttagaaagtgcaaagttatttcaatttacattaattttctatggCAACATTTTGTCATACAAACAATTAAATGCCATTTGGAGTGACCCCGTGTGACATtgccaattatttatttaggttaaTTGACTCTCGTGTCAAACTCGAGGTCAATTTGTgtcaattttatcaataaatatttgttatagagAATTTAACACTTCTATGATATCGTGAGTAAATTTAAATacgcaaaaatgtattttgatagattattttaatatcaatatttaacataaataattaatctattatcACTTCATTAAAACACAGTATATGGTACGCTAATTATCATCGTTTAAAATACATGATTGCTTATAAGTCATAAGgcgttaattatatataataatatcactcGATGATAACCTTGAAtgaaaaaattattaagattattttaggCTTTTTCATatgtaacaaaatttttaatccTTTGTAAGATGTTAGTCTCTCACGCGTCAAATGCAATCAATTGAGTAAGGAGGTAGAActttaatctaatttatttatcgtaaagGAGACGATAGAAATAGTTTTGGTTCgaatttcttttgaaatatatattttaataaagaaacagGAAAAAACTctcaattgttaaaattattaaatatttccaagTAAACAAAAAGCGTCAAAACGTTCGACAACACAAatctaaattttcatatatttgtttCAGATAAGCGAGTCGCTAAAGTGGGGCAACATCGGTATGAATATGGGTGTGATGCTCGTCAGCCAAAACAACGCCCGCGCTAAAGCGAAGTCCGTTTGAGTGTCGCAGGCCGGCAACGCCGGCACATGCTACGCTTGTTTCTGGCAACCCTCGCCCGGGAATATCGACTtcgtttaaatttcgaatacgttcattccatttttaaattcgatCTTTTAAACATGAcatggaatttaaaatatttacaattaaatattggtaTTTCGGGTTCGGGTATTCAATTACGGAATCTCTCGCATTATCTTTTTGAATGAGGTCCGAATGGTTATTTATGGacgattaaattgttatattcgtTGATGCGACAAACACGGAtggttttgaatttggaatcttCGAtggtttaatttcttaaaaagcaAGATTTTTTAACGTTCCATTGTAAATGAAACTAATTGTTGACATTAaaagaagtatatttttgaatagtgTGAGGGATGAAGaagctttaatttttctttagaaATTGATTTGATTCTAACATTCCTGATATAAAGAAAAGACGCCCCTCGGCTTCGAATGTGAATATggtgtatgttttaatttaatcgtattaTCCACGAGTGTTAGTCGTTATTATTATCCGACGGATGTTTACACTTACGACGATAATTTTACGTTCACTATTATTGCTAAGATTTTCGACTTTATAAGACTGTTctgattaaaaaagaaataatattattattaaactacgAAAAACGtgtgaaatgtaaataatttggttaaatatgtaaatgataaaATCGAATGGAAAATTCTAgacgttaaatttattaaaattttaaaaggataatattaaaacacttaGTTTttcgtagtttttaatttgatgagTATTGTTAAGTATTCATATTTGTAGTTAACGACGAtgtgaaataaatgtttgtgaTTCGTGTTCGACTGTTTGAGAATTACGTAAATGTTTATGTTCTATTTATAtgagacattttttataaataaatggttcaaataaaaacattgtttccattgaatcttttattattttaatatagattattatttacctaTGTCTAACAATACTTTTACTGGAATTATAGTCTCCTAGAACagtagttcccaaagttgactGGACTTCGAGGCATCTAATAAAAACTTCCAATTTCGGGAATCACTTCTTGGGTTCCATAAAGTTTAagcataaacataaaatttagaaacttcggtatttatttttaacattaatccGCCGAATACTGCTCACATGGATTTGAGATACCAAGGGGAAAaggattagtatattttaaaggaaCTCATCAGAGACAAGTCAAGTGtagttataaaacattaaacgaATACCGGATTAATACTGACAAATATTctctaaagttttataaatcattacagTAAACAAAGGCCTACTCTGTCTTGACTACACATCGTGtatgttcatattatttatcctTTTCACTTTAACGCACAAAATTACTCTTAAACACAAcatgtgattttattattataatcattccgGTTGGActgtaaatagtttataaaagaaatttcCGTTTAATTATTGAGGCTTACAATTCTCGATAGAGGTTTTGGTATAATTTTCCGTGACGTTCATCACTCAAAATGTGCACTCCACTTATCACTAAAACATTTCTAATCTATATCGTAATATCACACCAGAGACAGAAATCTGATCTGATAGCTCaagtttatcaaatttaatatttttgttttagaaacttACGTTTATTGCCATCTATGAAAAATGTTACTTTCCCTAGGAACTTAATTATGGTTCAATGGACGATCTTATTAATTTCATACCAGACTGGGACTCCTTCCTCTAATTTCTCCATGATTAGTTAAGAATATATTGAGTGCATTTGGACTATGAATTAGCCTCGTTAGTGTCGCTATACATATTAGTAGAGATCTGCTTGCTTGCATTAACAAATAttgcgagccgagatggcccagtggttagaacgcgtgcatcttaaccgatgatttcgttttcaaacccaagcaagcaccacagatttttcatgtgcttaatttgtgtttataattcatctcgtgttcggcggtgaaggaaaacattacgaggaaacctgcatgtgtctaatttcaacgaaattctgtcacatgtgtattccaccaaaccgcattggagcaacgaggtggaatatgctccataccttttcctcaaaggaagaagaggccttagcccagcagtgggaaatttacaggctggaaatgtatgtaattaacaaacataatctaatttatatttttttgctgtttcATATTAAGACATCTTATTACCGCGAGACAAGTCACTGTAAATATGTTAGAAAAGATCACTCACCTCTCTCAGTAGACCGAACAGCATATCCGTGGAGAGAGAACGTTCATGGGCCTCGTCCATGATAACAGCGCAGTACTGGTCCAGGTCCGGTTCACGGAGACCCTCCCTCAGTAAGATACCGTCCGTCATATACTTGATCACCGTGTTGGGGGACGTGCAGTCTTCGAAACGGATGGCGTAGCCGACTTCCTCCCCTGAAATATGAACTCAATTTACTGATAGGTTCAAATATTACTCAATTTGGACTATGGTTTTAAAATCACAGGTAGTAGACTACTTAGATGTTgaggtttttaattaaaataaaatagcaatagCTACACTTAGCCCCACAGTTGGGCGACATCTTttcctttaatttaatattatgttatgttgtaTGCCGGTGTATTGACCGAGGCGGACGCCCATCTCGTCGGAGACGCGCTTGGCGACGGACATGGCGGCGACGCGGCGCGGCTGCGTGCAGCCGATGGCCCCGCGCGCGCTGTAGCCCTCCTCGTGCAGGTACTGCGTCAGCTGCGTCGTCTTGCCGCTGCCGGTCTCGCCTGCGCCGACACGGAACACGTTCAAACACACACTTAGCGCTACCTGATTACAGAGCTAAAAGTAACTAAACATTATTGAGAACTTGTTTACAACCGATTTTGAAAGATTACTTTGcaagacaaataaaatttaaaactaacgtCATTTTGAGATATTTACTAGTACACAATTAACCATTTGTTTTCACAGGTTTTCATGTTGTGATTTACCAAAGGCCTTTGATTCTGTGCGACACGAAACACGGAAGCTAACTAACGTTGGAAATACTAATACTAATCGTCCATTATGGTTCCAAATCGTACCAAATTCAGAGATAGATGTGTATGGAAAAAGGTCTCTTTCAGCTCGGTTAGTGTGGGTGTCCCTCAAGGATCTATTCTAGGTCGAATCATACAAAAAattagctttatttttaaagtacaaaTAGGAGATagtattctttaatattataaaaacacaatttctTGAAGGTAGGGCTTCGTTCAAGTCCGTCGTATACTAACCaataataaaccaaaatattatacaaatcttGTACCAACCACTTATCAAAatcaagcatttttgaatcgtcatttaacaaactaagataccaccggttcggaatatagattctactgaAAAGAACCGTCACGAAATTTAGTAGTTGGAACACATTAGCGAtgaagtggttaatatttctttcaatgtCAATGTCCAACATGAGGTAGAACATTTGTCGATCCACCTACTATAtcatgaatatatgtatttaacacGGTATCATgaaacaattcaaaagtgcttttatgagcccacTCAAATAAAGAGTATGATTGACATACGTCATTTATATGCAATCAATAAAACCTAAcagaaattaaagtaaaatttaaattgtctatAGATGAGATAATCGCAATCATTGAGCaaggttaacaaaaaaaaaaaaaagacgaaaAATTAACTCACCGACAATAATGATGACGCTGTTTTCACGTATGACCTGCATCAACTCCTCCCTGACAGCAAACACTGGTAGAAAGCGTCGTTGCTCGGATATGGTCTTCTTCTTCACGAAATCTGACTTCGATTCTGGCTCTTGAGCCTGTGctgtaatagaaataaaattccgtttattttactttgagtTCACAGattggtaaatatattattaaacaataaaccaAATGTAACACAACAAGTGTaacttcaatattataataataatataaaacaaagtcgcttcccgctgtctgtatGTCCTtgtgtacgcttagatctttaataCTACGCcacgattttgattttgactcgGTTTtgttaatagatagagtgattcaagaggaataaagttaaaccaaaaaaaaaattacaattacgtatttcatgctatTTGCTAAAAACTAATCTATATCGTACACCACTAACAGTTCTCGATtgatatgtctttatttattatacaacaatttTCCACCTAACGACTtaaatccactttaattttacttccaaaggcTTCAACGATcaaaaggcattttttttttcaaaactccatagtgaatatcatagattaatcaagctctcgaccaataatatcgcgtcgaatcgatgtcaaatgttgttggAAAAAACTATACGTATTTGTAATATCTTACCACTGATGATTTTAGCTTGTGGACATCTatcatatttaaacaaaactagttttatactaaaattatagcTGTTTGacttttttaagttatacaATCAAGGATGTCGCTTACCTTTGTCCAAATGCTCAGCATATTTGTAAGCCTCTTTAGTCGGGCCATCTTCGATCTCCTCTTCTTGTTTCTGGATACCCATTATGTTaccttaaataaacaaatgaacgaAATGTCAAAACATATCGATAATTATCAAACATCATTattgttaattgtattttgatCATACCGATTTTAGTCCCTTCTAATTTCCAGTGTTTCTTCTGAGCCTTTCTTCTCTCTTTCTGTTCCCTGAACGCCTTGACCAATGCCGAGCCTTTGCGAGCGTTCATCGCCATGTCGGATGTTGGGTCTTTTACCttgaaatcatttaattaatatgagtACAATTTTCCAAATCAACTATAGATAACATTATTAACAGCGCAACGGCtcacgggccgcctagcgatgtaaaaaatcGCAGGTTTGATCTTGACACCTTGGGCTATTAtcatccccactcctaacacaagtgataagcttaaaaggatgggtaaataggaatattagtaatttgttAATTCATTTGGGGAACTGatagtattctttaaaaaaaaagcctaGTTTTTATTCTCAACCTTGACTAATATATCTACaaaactttgaaattattcataatagaCGTGTATGTTTAgttctttattatatagaaaattatatacaaatatacttgaTTGAAAAACTAGTCGAGCTTATGTAGTCGGTTTCCTAAGGTTTGAAAATACCGAACCAGTGGTACTTCCTCGACTATCAATAAGTGtagagttatttaatataacgcaTTTCTGagtgaatacattaaaatatgtttaaaactactattaaaaacttttgctcgtaaaggcctacttgaattGAGTATATTTTGCTATAACACTGTTAAATGGTCTATAAACTAGAATCTTAAAGTTTAGCTTAATTTTATGCTATAATAAAACTGAACTATTTGAATATCATTCTTCTGATTgcaaatatctaaaaataataatattctattatcaGGTTGCTAACTCACCGGTATGACAGGTTCTGGTTGTTTAGTGAATACTATTCTTCCGTCCAAAAATGGGGGCACAATGTTATGCACTAGGAGATGCACGCGATCCACACTttcctgtaaaaatatattacgattcATCTAAGTTCCATTCACCTATTAAAACTATAGaagaaagataaataataactcTGTCAGCgagttatttatgttttatcacTTGATGTCTTTTTTGACGGATTTTGGTCACAACTATTAGGAGTTTCAAATTGTTTAGGAGATATATACTTACTTGGTGCGCGACTATAATAGCTTTTAAGGTGACATCCCATAAcagaattcattaaaataaggtAGTATGTATTCAATCACAATAATACAATTGTGTTATCGATCAAATATAGaagttctatttaatttatatcttgccTTTCGATACGGGAATAATTCTTACCTCATCCAAATCATTGTTAATGTTAATAGCGTGAACTACACCACTCGTAAGCATTCTGTTTCGCTCCCACAGCTCGTTGTCCTTGTCTATTTGTTGCCTCGCTGCAGAGACTTTGCGATTTCTTCTCTTTTCTATCTGTTCCTCTTTACGGGCTACATATTCGGCGCTCGTTCCCGCAAACGGATCCGATTCGTCAGTTTCGcctacagaaaaaaaatcaaaggatATAAGAGGCATCTAGCGGTTActtacaaaaacttttatttcatcAGTTTTGTGTATTAATTTCAAAGACTATCCTTTTTTAgatacaagataaaaataaatttacatttaaaaattatgattattatccTTGAACataaatcaatttcaataagtaatataaacttcttaatgatatttttttaatgagtttttatttGTCATCAAAGTGACAATGCTTTGAATTTGGAAGGATAGGTGTATTATTTTGATTCGTCTATTACTatttacctattattattaatgccaTTGGATAATTCCTTAATATAGTCCATTATCAGAGTCTcttgtgttatatttttgttagacAGCTATtcgacaaaattaattaataaaatattctcttaCCTTCACCCATATTGTACCAAGCTCTGTCTAGTTTTTTTTCAGCTTCTTGCCATTCAGGGTCGTCAACATCTAAGCCACGTCGAGAACTCACCCACCTGGTAACAAACACACAatcacataataaattatagatttcaaaaacagttcttgtgattgtgttatattatatttctggcATCGATAATAGCttacaaaaaaatgaaataatggtTACTcactactaatataaaaaaaatcgttgttttactgttgaaattaaaagtaacatccaatttctacaattatttttttagcaaaacaaatttaaaacctgacataattgttaattaaagttGACACctgttgtaataaaattgtttaacataaatattgagTTCAAGACATTatcttattagaatattttacaatataaggtggttagtaagtaagtaagttatTAAGTCATATTTGTATACTTACTTATGTGGTGTAGCCCTAACTGTATCATCATATGGCCTTCCCTTGTAATCCCGCATCGGTCGTCGATCACTACGTGTAGATCTATCAGGCCCATCTCTTGGCAGTGGAGTAGGAAAGTCCCAGCTTGATTTGCGGACAGCTCTAGggtcatcgtcatcatcgtcCCATGCAGTTTTGTCAGTTGGTTTGAGTACCTTAATGCTGAAAAGAGTCAGTAAAATTTGTagcattttaattcaatatttaaagaaattggagtagtaaataaaagaataactaTTGACAAGCTTTATACCTGGGAGTCCGTGGTTCATCTTTAAATCTTGGTTCATAATAACTCCTTCTAGAGCTATCTCTGTCTGTATCACGATCCCTTCTATCCTTGTCTCTCCTATCAGAATCCCTGTGTCTATCTTTATCCATCCTATCTCTGTCATTTCTTCCACCAGACTTATCCCTGTCCTTTCTATCTCTGTCACGTCTCTCATATTGGTGACGATAGAATAAGTCATCATTTTGATCCTTGGAACGAGATCTCTTTTcttcttgtgttgaataatgcACACCTTTCTCCCTTGTTTCTCTTTCTTTTctgaaattgtaaattttaattcataagtcGTCCATTTTCATTGTTTAATGGACAGAaggattttttacttttttctttttataagtaataaatattgtcactattgcaataatttcaaaaataaagaaatgtacACTATTAAGGGTTTTATTGCACACAGACATTCATAAGATAAGAATTGAAATGTAAAATGATTTTCTATACTATATACTTACTGGAAAAAatgatttacattaaaaatagatttttaaaaatagaacagacTTAGAAATTCTTACTTTTGCAATCGTTCAAGCATTCGTTCTCTAGCCTGTTCAGACAGTCCGCCAGTATATGTTGGGGTTTCTTCATTATGCCGCCTGTATTTCCTATCCTTTATACCTGCGGCATCTTCTTTATTATCCGTATCCTCACCTTCGATTTCCTCATTTTGAAACGATATAAGGCGATTTTGCTTCCTCTTAGCTGCCGCCAACTTATCTAAGCCTAATAGAGAAGGCTTAGCAAATTGAAAATCGGGTGGTTTATCCttctttttaatgattaaacCAGAGGGTCCATCCGAAGATGTCCCCTCTAAGCGATGTAGGTTTTCTTCGTTGTCTGACATCACATGAAATGACAACAAACACTAGATAAAGTTATGACTGCAGCAGACTCGTTTTAAGTTAGTGTTATgagtaactttaaaataaatttcggcCAAACATAACACCACAAGTTGCAAAACAATACATGTAAAGTGACACTCGGACGCTTCACAGTTATGACATTTGACAATGACATTGACATTACGCTTAATTGTCAGTTTAAGTAAAGTCTGcgatacacaaaaaataaatgtgatgTTGCTATTTTATGAGACTTTAGTAAGTAGGATTCACTTCATATTtacatttgttgttttaatcaaaacagtatcaacaaaattaaaacaagcatgtttttttaaattattggctGTCAGTACACATGATTCACAAGCCAATTGTAATaaagttgtataataaattattttaatgctaAACTTTAAGCAGACACTAAGAATTTCTTGGtataaatatcgaatatttttataatgacctGACTCAGGACTCAGGAAATCGGGATCTGCAGCCTTTTTGGCGACGCAAAGATTAGCCGCGCGCCTCTGGCGGCATTAGGAGTTGtctaaaaataacacttattggTATTAAGTGGAGGTAAAGTTTCGATATTTTAATCAGATTGGTCACGATTACACACAGATATCTGTTGCTAATAAAAGTAGAAATATGAAATAGTGTTGCATTCATCAATGTAATACTTACTATACTAATAAGTTCTCATTTGTTTCTAAAAGAGAAAATTATGGAGAAAAAAATGGGAGACTGCTTTAAGAATAGGCAAGCCTATTGACAACATAATTATCGTCTCATCCATCGAGAAACCacataaatctaatattttttttccgtgACGTTAATTGTATCGAAAACTGTCAGTGTCGTTCTTAGACAGCTTTACAGTTTTGATACTTGGGGCGCTAGTTAGAATCTTTGCATCTCCAATAAGCCATTCGGTAAATACTGTACTGTAGTATAAAGTCAattaaatgagtaaatacgttGCAACAATGATGTTTAATCAATAGTAATTTCTTCTTAATTCTGACGCAGGGGAAATTTCGAGATTTTAAGCCGAGTAAcggatgaaataaattaaagaaaagattttgggaataaaatgtataataaaaaaatacagaaggaAAAGGTTCTCTAATAATGTTATCGAGTATAAGAGTaccttatgttttatattacaaaactaacaaAAATTTTGAGTTTAAAAAGGTACGGATAAATGAGGAATAAAGTTCATTTATTACAATACTATAATACTATTATGTAGTTCAAATCTGCATTATAaattttcgaattaaatttttatatatgctGTTAGAAACTTGaactataaatactttttttgagaaaatctaattaaactcattgtatttagtaaaaatgaacTGAGCTTttctaagttttattattttttgttttcttttgttcTTGTCAAAATAATACAGAGCACTCTCGACGCGATCTCGAATCGCATTTGAAcggtatacatttttaatttaatgcaagCTTCTGACACCGTACCTGATTGGATTTTGGTCAAAAAGgttttccatttatttaaatttttaattcaaaacaaaccCCAATGTTTATTCGCTCCGaggtcaaaaataaaacaaaatcaacatttttttcacGTTTTAGgagtttttttacatttattttgtaatctaGGATCATCTAAAATGtatgcataattatttttaattaaaacagataaataaCACAAATGATACATCAATTAATCACTTtgttaattattagaaaatattaagggtaaaatttacttttcgttgttattttgttgtataCAGAGTTgattgtacatttataaaatgcgCTAAGGTCTGAGATTACCCGAGAAGCATTACCGAATAACGCTTCTGAGCATCAAATATTTCGTGCTACATGAATATACGGTTCCTCCGAGGGAATTTACGACCCAacaatgttagttatttcttaaccGACTACTGCGACAGCACAACATTTTTACTATTTAGAGGTGTGTTTCGATAAAGGCCAAGtttctttttagttttaaataatacattacggCTGTATATTTTTGTGCATCTATCAATATAATAAGTTGTCTGTgtcttcttattaataatttattataatttgtatgttagtatatatttattgttatttgaggacatttactattttttatattttgttaacgtattataatttttaaacgttataaTGTGTAGCAGcaatgctattctgtaagaaatcacttcgtatctcattttGAAATGCAAGCGACCGACTTATGGTGCTACGCcatttttatacatgtattctataaattttattataattatagtcaaATCGCATAACACATTCGGatgagtttcttgttacagaatacctctacagACGAACAGAAGGTacagtacatttttattatttgatgaaagtaataattttctatatttgacTTAAAAATTAAGGTATAACATGCTTATTCTAAATCAGTAGAATggtatgaaaatattaacatttgataatataagaatattataaaactaacagaattatattttagaacagAATTGACATCTGGTcaatcgttttataaaaaattgaaaaaaaagatataatttttttttcttaatgttcCGTAGGTACTTCTCGTTCGTTTTTATGTGTATAACATCGAATTTTCTTTTCGATTTAGTTCtatctaatatataaagaaaatagccTGTTATTTAAACTACTGACATATAATTAAagcgaatataaataatatatatccacAAAATTACAGTCATGAATAAAATCTTTTCATTTGACTCGACAAAAATAGAACAGTTTGTTACTGGCTCGCGCGGTTACAAGACGCGTGATAGCGTCAGAGACACAATATCGTAAAGTGGCGGGAA contains:
- the LOC125069580 gene encoding pre-mRNA-splicing factor ATP-dependent RNA helicase PRP16, which codes for MSDNEENLHRLEGTSSDGPSGLIIKKKDKPPDFQFAKPSLLGLDKLAAAKRKQNRLISFQNEEIEGEDTDNKEDAAGIKDRKYRRHNEETPTYTGGLSEQARERMLERLQKKERETREKGVHYSTQEEKRSRSKDQNDDLFYRHQYERRDRDRKDRDKSGGRNDRDRMDKDRHRDSDRRDKDRRDRDTDRDSSRRSYYEPRFKDEPRTPSIKVLKPTDKTAWDDDDDDPRAVRKSSWDFPTPLPRDGPDRSTRSDRRPMRDYKGRPYDDTVRATPHKWVSSRRGLDVDDPEWQEAEKKLDRAWYNMGEGETDESDPFAGTSAEYVARKEEQIEKRRNRKVSAARQQIDKDNELWERNRMLTSGVVHAININNDLDEESVDRVHLLVHNIVPPFLDGRIVFTKQPEPVIPVKDPTSDMAMNARKGSALVKAFREQKERRKAQKKHWKLEGTKIGNIMGIQKQEEEIEDGPTKEAYKYAEHLDKAQAQEPESKSDFVKKKTISEQRRFLPVFAVREELMQVIRENSVIIIVGETGSGKTTQLTQYLHEEGYSARGAIGCTQPRRVAAMSVAKRVSDEMGVRLGEEVGYAIRFEDCTSPNTVIKYMTDGILLREGLREPDLDQYCAVIMDEAHERSLSTDMLFGLLREVVARRSDLKLIVTSATMDSTKFSTFFGNVPTFTIPGRTFPVETFFAKNVCEDYVDGAVKQALQIHLQPDDGDILIFMPGQEDIEVTCEVLTERLGDLDTAPPLTVLPIYSQLPADLQAKIFQRAPPGQRKCIVATNIAETSLTVDGIMYVIDCGYCKLKVYNPRIGMDALQIYPVSQANARQRAGRAGRTGPGKAFCLYTQRQFQQELLPATVPEIQRTNLANTVLLLKSLGVEDLLAFHFMDPPPQDTILNSMYQLWILGALDGTGALTALGRQMAEFPLDPPQCHMLIVSAEMGCSAEVLIIVSMLSVPTVFYRPQGREEEADSVKEKFQVPESDHLTLLHLYNQWKSNNYSSSWCTEHFVHAKALRKVREVRQQLRDILTQQRLPLVSCGTDWDTVRKCICSAYFQQAARLKGIGEYVNCRTGMPCHLHPTSALFGLGNSPDYVVYHELMMTTKEYMHCVTAVDGRWLAELGPMFFSVKETGKSNRDKRKEAAVHLQRMEEEMKQAELKMAEEKKKKEQEVPVKQEIATPGLSTPRRTPHRLGL